The sequence below is a genomic window from Gossypium hirsutum isolate 1008001.06 chromosome A11, Gossypium_hirsutum_v2.1, whole genome shotgun sequence.
ttatttaaaacgtACGTagttttaaaacatttatttataacaCCATCTTAAAGCTTTTATAAATTaccatacaaaataaaaataaatggcaaAGCAACACAAAAAGAGGAGGCTAATTGCTCCACCGACAGTATATTAGCACATGTGGTGTGAGAAGGCAGAGTAGAAGCCAATCAAGCATGAAAATTATTTGATGTGGGTGGCGTCCCCACTAAAAGTTACTTTTGTTTTGAATTTCACATTTATGATCCCCTAAAACATAAGATTTTTGGTTTTGTCGGCTAAGGTGTGATTGTGGTGGTTTTAGGACCAGTTGAGATGAGATGATCTCAATACCAAATctcttattattaattttacatttcTGATTGTGTTTCCATTTCAACTTTTCTGGACATTAATGAGGACAGGGAAACATTTATGTTCCAACAGCATTCAAAATGCTGTGAGCtgtaattttgatttttctttagcATTTATGTGAGGCAATTCTTGTTTTTTCCCACAAAAATTTATATCCTTCAAAGCTTAAAAGATCATGGCTATTTGTCTGTGTCAATTATATGATTTCTCTCATTGAAGTATTAAAcctaaaagaaaaacaataaatcttatattgttaaaattgaaaactttaaaaaatgttgattttttttagaaaacaattCAAACGGTGTTGTTGTCAATTTCCTTTTGcatgaaattataattttcatcctccactttatgaaaattttaaaaaatattttttttattttaatttaccaaaatttgatgatcaattttattaaaattaagaaattaatctaattacaccataaattatttatatgcaacaaaCTAATTATCAATTCAAGTTTGTGTATCCATCATTTTTAGCACAGAGGATCAAACTTTTGATTAATAaaagggttaatacgtagtttacCCTCTAACTTGTCAAAAAGTATTTAAttagtatttgagtttttttatctAGTTGGTACCTAAACTTGTATTTCATCACTGAAATTGATATCTTCGCATTAACACTGTAAGTTTGTGTGGATGTGACACTGATGACAAATCTGATGGTGACACATGACAACCTATCAGTATGACACATGAtgaacataatttaaaaaaaaactttaaaaatatataaattaataaaaataaaatttttttctcattaGAAATGAACCTAAACAAATGGTTGTCTAAGTACATTTGAATTTAGACAATTATTTGTCTAAGTTCATTTTGATGTGCttttagtaagtttatatgtttttaattttttataaaatatttgtttataattattttgaaattaaaaatatataaaagtaaaatatataaattaataatagatataaaaaaatttacataaaaaataagttAGACAAATGGTTGTCTAATTTAAATGCATGTCTAATTTAAATGCATATGAATAACTGTTTAACCAAATTCATGCTAGATGttctttttagttcttttatatatatatatatatatatatatttataaaatcttaatttttttatttgcatattatatattgtatttttatatatttttcaaaatattataagctttttatatatttttaatggtatatattttatatttttcttataaatttacattatatatatattttaaataataacttaaaaattgatattttataaaaaaaatataattttactaaaattatatttagatttAAGTGTATCTGGACAACCATTTATTTAGGTTTGTTCTTAATGTAAAAAcaaatattgttattaatttatatattttaatttttaattaacctgacaactatttaaattatttaaaattttttaatttttttaatttatgtctgCTATATGTCAGTTAAAAGATTACTAAATGTTAACATCGGATTGACGATTAATATCAAATCAACCCAAACAAATTGTATTAATATAGAAGGAACAACTTAAGTAACGaaatattcaaatatttactaaataatttttatttttgaaaaatttaagagGTCAACCTCTGgattaattttttagaaataaagaatggaataccattaataaataaaaataaaaaatgttctttggtttttctaaaaaaaatattattcttttggaaataataattactaaacaaataaattaatttttatcaaataattgattaagaaaatccaaaatattcttaaaaaaaaaagaagagagaaaatctCAGGAAAAGAAAAAACTCAAGACAGAAaggttcaaaaaaaaaaaaacactgagACCCCGGCTTCCAGATCTAAATTCTTTCCCCATAGCCAACAACACTCAAcagtccttttttcttttttttctttttgggtttattatttttctctATCTATTAGAAGTGCTTCCTCTTCTACTTGTTATCTTCTCCTTCGTTACGCGTCCTCAttttcaacactttcatcactaCTTTCTCTCTCTAAaactttccatttttcttttattctctttcTCTGAAATTGCGACCGAACCAGCCAGGTTTCCAAGCAGACTTGGCTTGCTTCTCAATCCAAAACCCATTTCCCTTTGTTTGTTCCTTTTCCCCCTTTTCGATTATCTTATTACATTATTATAATACCACCGGAGGGTACACTTTTGTGGTGGAGCTGCGATTACTCTTTCTTGTTATGGGAAGTGAAAGGACCAATTTTGGATCTTTTCGAGGAAATTGGTGGTACTGAGACTTGACCTCATTCAGTACTGAAGAAGAGACCGAGGGTTTTCAGAGTTGGATTGTTTCTTATTGCTATAATCGGCTATGGACACTGGAGGCCGACTCATTGCTGGTTCTCACAACAGAAATGAATTTGTTTTGATAAACGCAGATGAAAATGCAAGAGTAAGATACTTGTAacgaaatctaaaaaaaaaagagcttctgtttttttttttacttcttttttgtTATTTGAGGAATACTCACTTGCTAATTTTGCTGTTTCATGGGTTTTCGTATTTCTTTCTGTGTATTGCACGAAATTGCGAGTAATTTCATTTCTCTGATCAGGATTTCACTAGAAATGTAACTTGTTTTTTAGGCCAGATTTACAAAATTTTATACCTTTTTGTTCCATTTTGAGCCTTAAACCCCTGAATCATTTGAGTTTCtttggggttttgggtttttCGTCATGGGAGTATAAAAATAGAGTTGTCTTAGTGTTGCTTGGTTAATAGGCGTTTCCATTACATTTCGTTTTAGGTGAAGTTCGTTTTTTTTGGTTGTTAACTATATGATTTGTGATGTTTTTAGGTCTGGTTCAGATTTCTTTCTTGCATTTAAGATTTGCTGTTCCTTCATTTTAGATTCTGGGAATTTGGCACAAACTGGAAGAAAGCATATGATTCTGATTCTGCCGTACATATTGGTCTCGTTAAATTGTTGAACTCTTCCAAATCTTTTGGAACTTAAGACATGGATGATTTGAATTTTGTCATAATGCTGAACTAAgctctgcttttttttttttggcaataTTGATTTAAATCTTCAATGAATTAGCTTATACAGTTTTTAATGTAGCGTTCAGTTCCTTATGTATTTATGATTTAATAAGCTATTTGAACTTGCAAGTTGCAATGCTCTCACAAAGGAGGAAATAAGAACGGAAGCTGTTTTTGTGAACCACTGTGTTGATAACCAGAAAAAAATTAACTAAGATGTGAAGAAAATAAATTCCTTATGTCTGCAATTCTATTTTTGTTTGCAAAATATTGCCTTCATCAAAACATATTAAGTTGAAATGAAAATGTTGGTAGTTCTAATTGGTAACTGGTCAAGGTTTGATGTAATTACTGGGTTAGCTTCTAGTACATTTAGGCATTTGTTAAATTCTGTGAGAATTGTTCTCCTTCAGGACTGTGCAAATAGAACTTTCACCACTGCTTTAGTTTGCACTGGATTTGTTGTTCTGGCATTTCATAATCAGGTACTGATGGTACACTCTTTGTGGTTGTTGTTCTTATCAGATAAAGTCTGTGAAAGAATTGAGTGGGCAAACGTGTCAGATCTGTGGGGATGAGATTGAGATTACAGTGGATGGGGAGCCCTTTGTTGCCTGCAACGAATGTGCTTTCCCTGTGTGCAGACCCTGCTATGAGTATGAGAGAAGAGAAGGAAACCAAGCTTGCCCGCAGTGCAAAACCAGATATAAACGAATCAAAGGTGAAAGTGTTATTGCAATGTATGAGCTACATTGGCATTCCAAATGACTTATGAGTGTCCCTAACTAGTGATGTGAGCTGCAGGCAGTCCTAGGGTTGAAGgtgatgaggaagaagatgacatAGATGACCTGGACAATGAGTTCGACTATGATGCTTTGGATCCTCAACAAGTTGCTGAGGCTATGCTCGGTGGGCACCTTAACACTGGCCGTGGTTTCCACCCTAATGGCTCTGGATTGCCTGCACATTCAGAAATAGATTCTTTTCCTCCTAGCTCCCAAATTCCTCTCTTGACCTATGGTGAGGAGGTGAGTCTCCGTTCTCTTCTCCctgtttatatttatatgtaagaGTTCCAAATTATGGATGCTCTGTGTTCTTAGTTCTTACACTGCTCTACACAAACAGTAGTTGCattataacaatatttttattgttttagcaTTCGGAGATTTCTGCTGATCATCATGCTCTCATTGTACCCCCATTTATGGGTCATGGAAATAGAGTTCATCCAATGCCTTATACTGATCCAGCTGTACCTTGTAAGTCATTATCCTTCTGCTTGTTACCAAATGTGAATTAATTCTCTCCAGTCTTGGACCTTACTGTTTCCACTGCTGCAGTGCAACCAAGACCAATGGTTCCTAAGAAAGATATAGCAGTATATGGTTATGGAAGTGTTGCATGGAAGGATCGGATGGAGGAGTGGAAGAAATGGCAGAATGAAAAACTTCAGGTGGTTAAGCACAAAGGGGGGAATGATGGTGGAAATGGAGAGGAGCTGGATGATGCTGATTTGCCAATGTAAGTGATTGTTTAAAGCATATgatttgatttttgttactacTGTTTGTAATCACTGACAGCCTTTTAGGCAGATTTGTTTCCAAAATTCTGCCGAATTGTACATTTTGCTTGTATCTATTATtgttctattattatttaaaaaaaattgtttttgttttcagGATGGATGAAGGCAGGCAACCACTTTCAAGGAAGCTACCCATTCCTTCAAGCAAGATAAATCCTTACAGAATGATTATCATAATCCGTCTTGCAATTCTTGGCCTCTTTTTTCACTATCGACTTCTGCATCCAGTTAGGGATGCTTATGGCTTGTGGTTGACATCTGTAATATGTGAAATATGGTTTGCTGTTTCGTGGATTCTGGATCAATTCCCGAAATGGTACCCTATAGAGCGTGAAACATACCTTGATCGGCTGTCTCTGAGGTTTGTAGTAGTGCCCGCAACTTACTATGTTTTATGTTTCTATATGAATATTTGTCATGAATTCAGATTTCTGCCTCCATGCTTAATGTTccttcatgctattatgaatatgGTGCCACTTGCTAATTTGACCTTTATGCTCAGGTATGAGAAAGAAGGGAAATTATCAGAATTAGCTAGTATTGACGTTTTTGTGAGTACAGTGGATCCAATGAAAGAACCTCCACTAATCACTGCAAATACAGTTTTGTCCATCCTTGCTGTTGATTATCCTGTCGATAAAGTCGCATGCTATGTATCAGATGATGGTGCTGCCATGCTCACATTTGAAGCTCTCTCTGAGACATCTGAATTTGCTAGGAAATGGGTTCCTTTCTGTAAAAAGTTCAATATTGAGCCCCGTGCTCCAGAGTGGTATTTTTCTCAAAAGATAGACTACCTAAAAAACAAGGTTCATCCAGCTTTTGTCAGGGAAAGGCGAGCAATGAAGGTATGATTTCTTGTAATGCATTTTAAGATGTATTctatttaagttattttatttaaagttcTAAAAATCCTTGCAATTTCTAATCAATCTGAGGTTGAATTTAGGAATTGtgattttttcttttgataacaatgattaatttatttgaatACATTGTTTGATTGGACAGAGAGAATATGAAGAATTTAAAGTTAGAATAAATGGACTGGTATCCGCAGCACAGAAGGTTCCCGAGGATGGTTGGACAATGCAGGATGGAACTCCATGGCCTGGAAACTGTGTTCGTGACCATCCTGGCATGATTCAGGTGAGATAGTGTTGCATCTGACTtgccttattattattattttattttgaagtgTTTGTTATGGAGAGCAATTGAAGCATTATGGAGGAACTTTACTGTAGAGAAAACACCACCTTTAGGATAGACACATTTCTTGACAAAATGCATCATTCTTTGTTACCTTAACTATTTATTTGATTTGTTTCTTGTGGCCATGCATGTGGGAGAGACTTGCTCATCAATAATTGGTTGGGAAAAtaggtttatttattttatttgtgataGTTGTTCATGATTTAAGACTAGATTAATTTTTGGTGCCTCCTACAGCATGGCTGTTTGCTAATCCTACCTCATTTTTATTGAGTATTTTAGAATGTTTAGTTTTGAGATAGATTATTTGTTTGATATACTGTAATCCTGAGACAGCATTTGTATGGACTTTGAGCTCCTTGAACCTTGCTATTTGGATTTAGCGGTACTATTATATCTCATAAGTTCATTGATGTTCTTATTTTCAGCACTTGACTAAATTAGTTTCCTGACAGGTTTTCCTAGGTCATAGTGGTGTGCGCGATGTGGAAGGAAATGAGTTACCTCATCTAGTTTATGTTTCTCGTGAGAAGAGGCCAGGGTTTGAACACCATAAAAAGGCGGGGGCCATGAATGCTTTGGTAAGGcacatgttctttatttttcatactGTTTTGGCAGTTAAAACTTGGTTTCAAGCTTATGTACTTCATTGTTTATGTTGTAGATACGAGTCTCAGCAGTCCTCTCAAATGCTCCTTATCTTCTGAACGTTGATTGCGATCATTATATTAATAATAGCAAAGCACTAAGAGAAGCAATGTGCTTCATGATGGACCCCACTTCAGGGAAGAAAGTCTGTTATGTGCAGTTTCCTCAAAGATTTGATGGAATTGATCGGCATGATAGATACTCAAACCGAAATGTTGTGTTCTTTGATGTAAGTTTATTTCATTTTCCCTATCAATTATCtgttattttcttttatctttcaaAGCCTAATCTCTTAAATCTAAATCAGATCAACATGAAAGGATTAGATGGCATACAAGGACCTATTTATGTCGGAACAGGATGTGTTTTCAGAAGGCAAGCACTTTATGGTTTTGATGCACCTGTTACCAAGAAGCCTCCTGGCAAGACCTGCAATTGTTTGCCAAAATGGTGCTGCTGCCTCTGCTGTTGTTCTAGAAAGAACAAGAAAACAAAGCAAAAGAAAGACAAGACGAAGAAGTCTAAGCAAAGGGAAGCTTCAAAGCAGATACATGCTCTTGAAAACATAGAAGAAGGAATTTCAGGTAAGGGTTCACTTAcagccttttatttattttagcacaCTAAACTGGAACTTATGTGCGTGACACTGTCAGAGTCAAACACTTTGAAGTCATCTGAAGCTTCACAAATTAAATTGGAGAAGAAGTTTGGTCAGTCTCCTGTGTTTGTGGCTTCCACTCTTCTGGAGGATGGTGGAATTCCTCAAAATGCGAGCCCTGCATCATTACTTAGCGAAGCAATCCAAGTCATAAGTTGTGGTTATGAAGATAAAACAGAATGGGGAAAGGAAGTAAGTAAACCAAAATCAATCTGAATACTAATATAGGCAAGTTATAATTTGTTAATATCTCATAATCATTCAATTTTCAACTTGCAAATCAGGTTGGCTGGATTTATGGTTCTGTTACTGAGGATATCCTGACAGGATTCAAGATGCACTGTCATGGCTGGCGATCTGTGTACTGCATACCTAAAAGACCTGCTTTTAAGGGTTCGGCTCCTATTAATCTCTCAGATCGTCTACACCAAGTTCTTCGTTGGGCTCTTGGATCTGTCGAAATTTTCTTGAGCAGACATTGTcccatttggtatggatatggggGTGGATTGAAATGGTTGGAACGATTTTCATACATAAACTCAGTTGTATATCCATGGACCTCAATTCCATTGCTTGTTTACTGTACCCTTCCAGCTATCTGTCTCCTTACTGGGAAGTTTATTGTTCCTGAGGTAAGAACTAATGGTCTTGCTTGATGCTCTGTTCTAGCATTTAATCTAGCTTTCAGAGTGAACTTTATTCCTGTTGACTCATTTTGAATTGATATCACAACAGTGAGATCTGTTTGAAAGTTGAAAGTTGAAATTTCTGTATGTCCATGCCAGAATCGTAATTGAAGCTGTAGATGAGTTGAGTTACCAATTGGTCAACCTTGTAATTATATCGTGATTTAGATGATATTGAACTATATCTTTCCAGTGGTTTATTTTTGATATgaatttcactttttctttagtaaTGTTTAACTTTGTAGCCTCGGGAAAGAGAATCATGTTGCTTAAACGTTAGTTTCTTTGTTAATGGTGGATTACGGTGCACCCCAAGTCATACACTGTTGATTTAGTTTCGTATTGACTAGGATCTTGTCTAACATGGAATTCCTGGATTTCATTTGCAGATTAGTAATTATGCCAGTCTAATATTCATGGCACTCTTCATATCAATTGCTGCAACTGGTATTCTTGAGATGCAGTGGGGTGGCGTTGGAATTGATGACTGGTGGAGGAATGAGCAGTTCTGGGTGATTGGAGGTGTATCATCACATCTTTTTGCCCTCTTTCAAGGTTTACTAAAGGTTCTGGCTGGGGTCAGTACAAGCTTCACTGTAACCTCTAAAGCAGCAGATGACGGTGAATTTTCCGAGCTTTACCTCTTCAAGTGGACATCCTTGCTTATCCCTCCTACCACGTTATTGGTCATAAACATTATTGGTGTCGTGGTCGGAATCTCAGATGCCATCAATAATGGGTATGATTCTTGGGGCCCATTGTTTGGGCGACTATTCTTCGCCTTCTGGGTTATTATCCACCTTTACCCCTTCCTCAAGGGTTTGCTTGGGAAACAAGACAGGATGCCAACCATTATTCTGGTATGGTCTATTCTGCTGGCCTCAATCTTGACTCTTATGTGGGTACGAATAAACCCATTTGTCTCAAAAGATGGACCTGTACTAGAGGTTTGCGGGCTGAATTGTGATGACTAGGAGATTAGAGAGAATAAAGAAGCAGCAGCATTGGCTCTGGAGTTATAATCTCATTTGCCATGGTGGTTGAGTTGGGAGTTGTTGCATAAGGTATTTGTGGTATCCTGAGCTGAATGCATTGCTTCTTTAGGTTATGGGCAAAGCAGCAAATTTTGGGTAGGTGGCTTGGCTTGTGTAGATATAATTAGAGGGGGTGGGGGATGTCACCTTTGTTATTTGGTTTTTTACAGAGTTCTTTTtctattaattcttttattatattttcattgttttaagTTCCTTTGGGTTCCCGTGTATTTTTGGGGGGTATGTATTCCTAAAGTTTTAAGGTATTTATTAATTCCTTGCCAATGTGGGGAGGGGATTGGATATAGGCTGTCTCAAAATTTATTACCATTTATCTTCTATTCTATTCTATTCTGGACTCTGGAGTTGGTCCAATGTACACGTttataaattgaaagttatgaatGTTACATGACAATTTGTTCCTCATCTACCAATACATATAATGTATTTGTTTCGTGGTAATAATTCATGTTTTATTTATGTCTGTATACACAACATTCTGCTTAGATCTTGTAACGTGTTTATTCATGGTAATAATAATCGGGTCAGATTGATTTATAGGTAGATATAGAATACAGGATAGTTACGGTGGGAGTTTTCACAAGTTACATTTAGATAAGAAGCCAACAATAAATTTATGGATATGTATTTCTAGATCGACAGCAATTTGTTGTAAATCCATCGACGTGACTGTTCAATCAACCtggcttattattattattattattattattaaattcaattctta
It includes:
- the LOC107902334 gene encoding cellulose synthase A catalytic subunit 2 [UDP-forming]-like, with translation MDTGGRLIAGSHNRNEFVLINADENARIKSVKELSGQTCQICGDEIEITVDGEPFVACNECAFPVCRPCYEYERREGNQACPQCKTRYKRIKGSPRVEGDEEEDDIDDLDNEFDYDALDPQQVAEAMLGGHLNTGRGFHPNGSGLPAHSEIDSFPPSSQIPLLTYGEEHSEISADHHALIVPPFMGHGNRVHPMPYTDPAVPLQPRPMVPKKDIAVYGYGSVAWKDRMEEWKKWQNEKLQVVKHKGGNDGGNGEELDDADLPMMDEGRQPLSRKLPIPSSKINPYRMIIIIRLAILGLFFHYRLLHPVRDAYGLWLTSVICEIWFAVSWILDQFPKWYPIERETYLDRLSLRYEKEGKLSELASIDVFVSTVDPMKEPPLITANTVLSILAVDYPVDKVACYVSDDGAAMLTFEALSETSEFARKWVPFCKKFNIEPRAPEWYFSQKIDYLKNKVHPAFVRERRAMKREYEEFKVRINGLVSAAQKVPEDGWTMQDGTPWPGNCVRDHPGMIQVFLGHSGVRDVEGNELPHLVYVSREKRPGFEHHKKAGAMNALIRVSAVLSNAPYLLNVDCDHYINNSKALREAMCFMMDPTSGKKVCYVQFPQRFDGIDRHDRYSNRNVVFFDINMKGLDGIQGPIYVGTGCVFRRQALYGFDAPVTKKPPGKTCNCLPKWCCCLCCCSRKNKKTKQKKDKTKKSKQREASKQIHALENIEEGISESNTLKSSEASQIKLEKKFGQSPVFVASTLLEDGGIPQNASPASLLSEAIQVISCGYEDKTEWGKEVGWIYGSVTEDILTGFKMHCHGWRSVYCIPKRPAFKGSAPINLSDRLHQVLRWALGSVEIFLSRHCPIWYGYGGGLKWLERFSYINSVVYPWTSIPLLVYCTLPAICLLTGKFIVPEISNYASLIFMALFISIAATGILEMQWGGVGIDDWWRNEQFWVIGGVSSHLFALFQGLLKVLAGVSTSFTVTSKAADDGEFSELYLFKWTSLLIPPTTLLVINIIGVVVGISDAINNGYDSWGPLFGRLFFAFWVIIHLYPFLKGLLGKQDRMPTIILVWSILLASILTLMWVRINPFVSKDGPVLEVCGLNCDD